A genomic segment from Danio aesculapii chromosome 17, fDanAes4.1, whole genome shotgun sequence encodes:
- the psma3 gene encoding proteasome subunit alpha type-3 — protein sequence MSSIGTGYDLSASTFSPDGRVFQVEYAMKAVENSSTAIGIRCKDGVVFGVEKLVLSKLYEEGSNKRIFNIDRHVGMAVAGLLADARSLSEVAREEASSFRSNYGHDIPLKHLADRVAMYVHAYTLYSAVRPFGCSFILGSYDEDDGPQLYMVDPSGIAYGYWGCAIGKAKQAAKTEIEKLQMKDMTCRELVKEVAKIIYIVHDEVKDKAFELELSWVGEVTKGRHELVPKDVKEEAEKYAKESLEEEDDSDEDNM from the exons ATGAGCTCCATCGGCACTGGG TATGATTTATCCGCCTCCACCTTCTCACCTGACGGAAGGGTATTTCAGGTTGAATATGCCATGAAGGCTGTAGAAAACAGCAG CACGGCGATTGGCATCCGCTGCAAAGATGGAGTTGTTTTTGGTGTAGAGAAGTTGGTTCTGTCCAAGCTGTATGAGGAAGGCTCCAATAAGCGCATTTTCAATATTGATAGGCATGTTGGAATG GCTGTGGCTGGTCTTCTAGCAGATGCGCGATCTCTCTCAGAAGTGGCTAGAGAAGAGGCTTCAAGCTTTCGCTCCAACTATGGCCATGACATCCCACTGAAG CATCTTGCAGACAGAGTGGCCATGTATGTCCATGCTTACACATTATACAGCGCTGTCAGACCTTTTGGATGCAG TTTCATTCTGGGATCTTACGATGAAGATGACGGCCCACAGCTCTACATGGTTGACCCTTCTGGCATTGCATAC GGTTACTGGGGCTGCGCGATTGGAAAAGCCAAGCAAGCTGCCAAGACAGAAATCGAGAAACTACAG ATGAAAGATATGACCTGTCGAGAACTGGTGAAGGAAGTGGCAAAAAT TATCTATATAGTTCACGATGAGGTGAAAGACAAAGCCTTTGAGCTGGAGCTCAGCTGGGTTGGAGAAG TCACAAAAGGAAGGCACGAGCTTGTCCCCAAAGACGTCAAAGAGGAGGCTGAGAAATACGCTAAG GAATCCCTGGAGGAGGAGGATGACTCTGATGAGGACAACATGTAA